A genomic segment from Paraburkholderia hayleyella encodes:
- the accB gene encoding acetyl-CoA carboxylase biotin carboxyl carrier protein, with protein MDLRKLKTLIDLVSESGISELEVTEGEGKVRIVKNAPPVYVQPSTSYAPQMSAPMPTASGMGDASANAAPAPATPAEAVPQGHVVTSPMVGTFYRAPSPGADPFVQIGDTVKEGQTICIIEAMKLLNEIESDQSGVVKEILVENGQAVEYGQPLFVVG; from the coding sequence ATGGATCTACGCAAGCTCAAAACCCTGATCGACCTCGTTTCCGAATCCGGCATTTCAGAACTTGAAGTGACTGAAGGCGAAGGCAAGGTTCGTATCGTCAAGAATGCACCGCCTGTTTATGTGCAGCCATCCACCTCCTACGCACCGCAAATGTCCGCGCCCATGCCCACTGCTAGCGGCATGGGCGATGCCAGTGCCAATGCCGCACCGGCGCCAGCAACACCGGCCGAAGCCGTGCCGCAAGGGCATGTCGTGACTTCGCCGATGGTCGGCACGTTCTATCGCGCGCCTTCGCCAGGCGCAGACCCGTTTGTCCAGATAGGCGATACGGTCAAGGAAGGCCAGACCATCTGCATCATCGAAGCCATGAAGCTGCTGAACGAAATCGAGTCGGACCAGTCCGGTGTCGTCAAGGAGATCCTCGTCGAAAACGGCCAGGCGGTTGAATATGGCCAGCCGCTGTTTGTCGTCGGCTAG
- a CDS encoding ribonuclease catalytic domain-containing protein produces MNVFFEESGSFKAGSVLSRQGDAFQVELPGGRRAKVRAKDVLIEFDKPSAAELIEQADALAQGIDLDFLWECAPDEEFPFATLGADYFGATFGAVERAALILRLHGAPVYFRRKGRGQYQRAPHEQLQMALAALDRKRQQALVQAQYETQLKAGELPEALAGKALGLLTRPDKNTIEYKALEAAAAARGMSMARLMLECGGIASPRALHEARFLSEQFPHGTAFPPVSVGALPDDLPEAGVEAFSIDDITTTEIDDAFSIEHLNDGRVRIGVHIAAPALGIERGDAVDEIARARLSTVYMPGDKITMLPDAVVEVFTLAEGGLRPALSLYVIVNRETQEIVASETRVERIFVKHNLRLNTLDEQVTEETLAAGTGEYPHKDDIAVLWPFAQALFEKRQQARAGYGLRREVQRNTDFNFYVEGEHVTITPRRRGSPLDTIVAELAILANSSWGALLHDHGVPGIYRSQRAFGTPGGPKRTRMQTSAAPHEGLGVEQYAWSTSPLRRYVDLVNQWQLLACVRHGVTAKLVAPFKPRDADLFAVVQGFDDTYSAYADYQRRMEYFWCLRWLKQENRKQVVAAVVKDDLVRLEEIPLLLHVPGLGVHARGTRVLLEVMALDELTVEASVRLLNVIAAPVAATGADAAGGQDGADAGMDDGDDEGGAGELDNADESAVSEAEGEAEAQTGEEAWAADEDVATTSATTTSATATATPSQLDADDADAPVTEPEA; encoded by the coding sequence GTGAACGTTTTTTTCGAGGAATCGGGTAGTTTCAAGGCAGGTAGCGTTCTGTCGCGTCAGGGTGATGCCTTCCAGGTCGAGTTGCCAGGCGGGCGTCGCGCCAAGGTGCGGGCAAAAGACGTGCTGATCGAATTCGACAAGCCCTCCGCTGCGGAACTGATAGAGCAGGCCGACGCGCTGGCGCAGGGGATTGACCTCGATTTTCTGTGGGAATGCGCGCCCGACGAAGAGTTTCCGTTTGCCACGCTGGGCGCTGATTATTTTGGTGCAACGTTTGGGGCGGTAGAGCGCGCTGCGCTGATTTTGCGCCTGCATGGTGCGCCGGTGTATTTTCGCCGCAAGGGGCGCGGCCAGTATCAGCGCGCGCCGCATGAACAGTTGCAGATGGCGCTGGCAGCGCTCGACCGTAAGCGTCAGCAGGCGCTGGTTCAGGCGCAGTACGAAACGCAACTGAAGGCCGGCGAGTTGCCCGAGGCACTGGCTGGCAAAGCGCTGGGACTACTCACCAGGCCCGATAAAAACACGATCGAATACAAGGCGCTCGAAGCCGCCGCCGCGGCGCGCGGCATGTCCATGGCGCGGCTGATGCTGGAATGTGGCGGGATCGCTTCGCCACGCGCGTTGCATGAGGCACGCTTTTTGTCGGAGCAGTTCCCACATGGCACGGCGTTTCCGCCGGTAAGCGTGGGGGCGCTGCCCGACGATCTGCCCGAGGCCGGGGTTGAAGCCTTTTCAATTGATGACATCACGACCACTGAAATCGACGATGCCTTTTCGATCGAACATCTAAACGATGGCCGTGTGCGCATTGGCGTGCATATCGCCGCGCCCGCGCTGGGCATTGAGCGCGGCGACGCGGTTGACGAGATTGCCCGCGCCCGGCTGTCGACCGTTTATATGCCTGGCGACAAGATCACGATGCTGCCCGACGCCGTGGTGGAGGTTTTCACGCTCGCCGAAGGCGGCTTGCGTCCGGCGCTGTCGCTGTATGTGATCGTGAACCGGGAAACCCAGGAGATCGTCGCCAGCGAAACGCGCGTGGAGCGTATTTTCGTCAAGCACAACTTGCGCCTCAACACGCTCGATGAACAGGTGACAGAAGAAACCCTCGCCGCAGGCACCGGCGAGTATCCGCACAAGGACGATATCGCCGTGTTGTGGCCGTTTGCCCAGGCGCTTTTCGAAAAACGCCAGCAGGCACGGGCAGGCTATGGTCTGCGGCGCGAAGTGCAGCGCAATACGGACTTTAATTTCTACGTCGAAGGCGAGCATGTGACGATTACGCCACGGCGGCGCGGCTCACCGCTCGATACCATCGTCGCTGAGCTGGCGATTCTGGCGAATTCCTCATGGGGTGCGCTGTTGCACGATCACGGCGTGCCGGGCATTTACCGTTCGCAGCGGGCTTTTGGTACGCCGGGCGGGCCAAAGCGCACGCGCATGCAGACCAGCGCCGCGCCGCACGAAGGCTTGGGCGTCGAACAATACGCATGGAGCACCTCGCCGCTGCGCCGTTACGTCGATCTGGTGAATCAGTGGCAGTTGCTTGCGTGTGTGCGCCATGGCGTGACGGCCAAGCTCGTCGCCCCGTTCAAGCCCCGGGACGCGGATCTTTTCGCGGTGGTGCAAGGCTTTGACGACACCTATTCGGCGTATGCCGACTATCAGCGCCGCATGGAGTATTTCTGGTGCTTGCGCTGGCTCAAACAGGAAAACAGGAAGCAGGTTGTCGCGGCGGTGGTGAAAGATGATCTCGTGCGCCTCGAAGAAATCCCGCTGTTGCTGCATGTGCCGGGCCTCGGCGTGCATGCGCGTGGCACGCGCGTGCTGCTGGAGGTGATGGCGCTCGACGAGCTGACGGTGGAGGCTTCGGTGCGCCTGCTCAACGTGATTGCCGCGCCGGTTGCCGCCACCGGTGCCGATGCCGCTGGCGGGCAAGATGGCGCTGACGCAGGGATGGACGACGGGGACGACGAAGGTGGTGCAGGCGAGTTGGATAACGCTGACGAATCCGCTGTAAGCGAAGCCGAAGGCGAGGCCGAAGCGCAAACCGGAGAAGAGGCGTGGGCCGCGGACGAAGATGTCGCCACCACTAGCGCTACGACCACTAGCGCTACCGCTACCGCCACACCTTCCCAGCTGGATGCCGACGACGCTGATGCCCCCGTCACGGAGCCTGAAGCATGA
- the mpl gene encoding UDP-N-acetylmuramate:L-alanyl-gamma-D-glutamyl-meso-diaminopimelate ligase translates to MHIHILGICGTFMGGLAVLARGAGHTVTGCDAEVYPPMSTQLEAQGIRLIEGYGAEQLELKPDLFVVGNVVSRGNPLMEAILDRGLPYTSGPQWLGEHVLNGKWVLAVAGTHGKTTTSSMLAWLLEDAGLNPSFLIGGVPLNFGVSARLTDSSFFVIEADEYDTAFFDKRSKFVHYRPRTVVLNNLEFDHADIFADLAAIETQFHHLVRTVPGIGRIVSNGQALALERVLGRGCWSEVERFGVAGGWQALPAQDGVPVDERFAVYWHSLRAGEVEWQVQGEHNRMNALAALAAARHAGVPPATAAQSLACFRNVKRRMEVRGSVDGVTVYDDFAHHPSAIATTIAGLRTRVGHERTRILAVLEPRSNTMKLGVMKAQLPESLADADQVFGYGAPSGRDALGWDLAQALAPLGDKAQAFSDLETLVKAVAAAAQPGDQILVMSNGAFGGVHQKLLDALSSRCIGRARGVA, encoded by the coding sequence ATGCATATCCACATCCTCGGCATCTGCGGCACGTTCATGGGCGGGCTGGCCGTCCTCGCCCGGGGGGCCGGTCACACGGTCACCGGTTGCGATGCAGAGGTGTATCCCCCGATGAGTACCCAGCTTGAGGCGCAAGGAATCCGTCTGATCGAGGGGTATGGCGCGGAACAGCTCGAGCTCAAGCCGGACCTGTTCGTTGTGGGCAATGTGGTGTCACGGGGCAACCCGCTGATGGAAGCCATTCTGGATCGCGGTCTGCCTTACACGTCAGGTCCACAATGGCTCGGTGAGCACGTGCTGAACGGCAAATGGGTGCTGGCCGTGGCGGGCACGCATGGCAAGACCACCACCAGCTCGATGCTGGCGTGGTTGCTGGAAGACGCGGGGCTCAATCCCAGTTTTCTGATTGGCGGCGTGCCGCTGAATTTCGGCGTGTCGGCGCGGCTGACCGATTCCTCTTTCTTCGTGATCGAGGCTGACGAATACGACACGGCTTTCTTTGACAAGCGTTCCAAGTTTGTCCATTACCGGCCACGCACGGTGGTGCTGAACAATCTCGAATTCGATCACGCGGATATTTTTGCGGATCTGGCGGCTATCGAAACCCAGTTTCATCATCTGGTGCGCACGGTGCCGGGTATCGGACGCATTGTGAGTAATGGCCAGGCGTTGGCACTGGAGCGAGTGCTGGGGCGCGGCTGCTGGAGCGAAGTGGAGCGTTTTGGCGTGGCGGGCGGCTGGCAGGCTTTACCAGCCCAGGATGGCGTGCCGGTTGATGAACGTTTCGCGGTGTACTGGCACAGCCTGCGCGCGGGCGAGGTCGAATGGCAGGTGCAAGGCGAACATAACCGCATGAATGCGCTGGCCGCGCTGGCCGCTGCCCGTCATGCCGGTGTGCCGCCAGCCACGGCCGCGCAGTCGCTGGCGTGCTTTCGCAATGTCAAGCGCCGCATGGAAGTGCGCGGCAGCGTCGATGGTGTGACGGTTTATGACGATTTCGCCCATCATCCTAGTGCCATTGCCACGACGATTGCCGGGCTGCGCACGCGGGTGGGCCACGAGCGCACGCGCATTCTCGCGGTGCTGGAGCCGCGCTCCAACACCATGAAGCTCGGCGTCATGAAGGCCCAGTTGCCTGAGAGCCTGGCCGATGCCGATCAGGTTTTCGGTTACGGCGCGCCATCCGGGCGTGACGCGCTTGGCTGGGATCTCGCGCAAGCGCTGGCGCCACTGGGCGACAAGGCGCAGGCCTTTAGCGATCTCGAGACGCTGGTCAAGGCGGTGGCCGCGGCAGCACAGCCTGGCGACCAGATTCTCGTGATGAGCAATGGCGCGTTTGGCGGCGTACACCAGAAACTGCTCGATGCCCTGTCTAGCCGATGCATCGGGCGTGCGCGAGGCGTCGCATGA
- the mtgA gene encoding monofunctional biosynthetic peptidoglycan transglycosylase: MTATRRKHRQPALMRWILYVGAVLASAWLATQAYYFAQIGVWNYVNPSSTAFMRSDAWRLAADHPGLALQHTWVPYEQISRNLKRAIIASEDANFASNNGYETDAILSAWEKNKTRGKIVAGGSTITQQLARNLFLSREKSYIRKGQELIITWMLETLLDKERIFEIYLNSVEWGNGVYGAQAAARYYYKSSAAQLSGWQAARLAVILPRPKYFDANRNSPWLASRTRVIARRMGAAELPQSP; encoded by the coding sequence ATGACCGCTACCCGACGCAAGCATCGCCAGCCAGCGCTCATGCGCTGGATTTTGTATGTCGGCGCAGTGCTCGCCAGCGCCTGGCTGGCGACTCAGGCGTATTACTTCGCCCAGATTGGCGTGTGGAACTATGTGAATCCGTCATCTACCGCGTTTATGCGCTCAGACGCATGGCGCCTGGCCGCCGACCATCCGGGCCTGGCGCTGCAGCACACATGGGTGCCGTACGAGCAAATTTCGCGCAATCTGAAACGCGCGATCATCGCTTCCGAAGATGCCAATTTCGCCAGTAACAACGGCTACGAAACCGATGCCATCCTGTCCGCCTGGGAAAAAAACAAGACGCGCGGCAAGATTGTTGCTGGCGGCTCGACCATTACCCAGCAACTGGCGCGAAACCTGTTTTTGTCCCGTGAAAAAAGCTATATCCGCAAAGGGCAGGAACTCATCATCACGTGGATGCTCGAGACGCTGCTGGACAAGGAGCGGATCTTCGAGATCTATCTGAATTCCGTCGAATGGGGCAATGGCGTATATGGCGCGCAAGCCGCGGCGCGCTACTACTACAAGAGTTCGGCGGCACAGCTGAGTGGCTGGCAGGCCGCGCGCCTGGCGGTGATACTGCCCCGGCCGAAATATTTCGATGCGAATCGCAACTCCCCCTGGCTGGCTTCGCGCACGCGGGTGATTGCGCGTCGCATGGGGGCTGCCGAGTTGCCGCAGTCGCCCTGA
- the accC gene encoding acetyl-CoA carboxylase biotin carboxylase subunit has protein sequence MFEKILIANRGEIALRIQRACRELGVKTVVVYSEADKEAKYVRLADEAVCIGPAPSNLSYLNMPALISAAEVTDAEAIHPGYGFLSENADFAERVEQSGFVFIGPRPETIRLMGDKVSAKQTMIKTGVPCVPGSEGALPEDPKEIVKIARSIGYPVIIKAAGGGGGRGMRVVHTEAALVNAVNMTREEAGRAFGNPQVYMEKFLENPRHIEIQVLADSFKNAVWLGERDCSMQRRHQKVIEEAPAPGIARRLIDRIGDRCADACKKMGYLGAGTFEFLYENNEFYFIEMNTRVQVEHPVTELITGIDIVQEQIRIAAGEKLAFRQRDIVFKGHAIECRINAEDPFKFIPSPGRLTSWHMPGGPGIRVDSHAYNGYFVPPNYDSMIGKLIAYGATREQAIKRMRIALSEMVVEGILTNIPLHRELMLDANFVEGGTSIHYLENRLAAKLQAAPEEA, from the coding sequence ATGTTTGAAAAAATCCTCATTGCCAATCGCGGTGAAATCGCGCTCCGCATTCAGCGCGCCTGCCGTGAGCTGGGCGTCAAGACCGTTGTCGTTTACTCCGAAGCGGACAAGGAAGCCAAATACGTGCGGCTGGCCGACGAAGCGGTCTGTATCGGCCCCGCGCCGTCGAACCTGAGCTATCTGAATATGCCTGCGCTCATCAGCGCAGCCGAAGTCACCGACGCCGAAGCGATTCACCCAGGCTATGGCTTTTTGTCGGAAAACGCCGATTTCGCTGAGCGCGTCGAACAATCGGGCTTCGTCTTCATCGGCCCGCGCCCCGAGACGATTCGCCTGATGGGTGACAAGGTCTCGGCCAAGCAGACCATGATCAAAACCGGTGTGCCCTGCGTGCCAGGTTCGGAAGGCGCGCTGCCCGAAGATCCTAAAGAGATCGTGAAGATTGCTCGCTCCATCGGCTATCCGGTCATCATCAAGGCAGCGGGCGGCGGCGGCGGGCGTGGTATGCGCGTGGTGCATACCGAAGCCGCGCTCGTCAACGCCGTCAACATGACGCGCGAAGAAGCGGGCCGCGCCTTCGGCAATCCGCAGGTGTACATGGAGAAATTCCTGGAAAACCCGCGGCACATCGAAATCCAGGTGCTGGCCGATTCGTTCAAGAACGCGGTCTGGCTTGGCGAGCGCGATTGCTCGATGCAACGCCGTCACCAGAAAGTGATCGAGGAAGCACCGGCGCCGGGCATCGCGCGCCGCCTGATCGACCGCATTGGCGACCGCTGCGCCGACGCCTGCAAAAAAATGGGCTATCTGGGCGCGGGGACATTCGAGTTTCTCTACGAGAACAACGAGTTCTATTTCATCGAAATGAACACGCGCGTTCAGGTTGAACACCCGGTGACAGAACTCATCACGGGCATTGATATCGTGCAGGAACAGATCCGCATCGCGGCTGGCGAAAAGCTCGCCTTCCGCCAGCGCGACATCGTGTTCAAAGGCCACGCCATCGAATGCCGCATCAATGCTGAAGATCCGTTCAAATTCATCCCCTCTCCAGGCCGCCTGACGTCATGGCATATGCCTGGCGGCCCTGGTATCCGGGTCGATTCGCACGCGTATAACGGGTATTTCGTTCCGCCTAATTACGACTCGATGATTGGCAAGCTGATCGCCTATGGCGCCACCCGCGAGCAGGCCATCAAGCGCATGCGCATCGCGCTCTCGGAAATGGTTGTGGAAGGCATTCTGACCAATATTCCGCTGCACCGCGAGCTCATGCTCGACGCCAACTTCGTCGAAGGCGGCACGAGCATCCATTATCTCGAAAACAGGCTCGCAGCCAAGCTGCAAGCCGCGCCAGAAGAGGCTTAA
- the aroQ gene encoding type II 3-dehydroquinate dehydratase, which yields MTRLLVLHGPNLNLLGTREPEVYGHVTLAQIDQALSDRAHDAGADLATFQSNHEGALVDRIQAARHDTTRFILINPAAYTHTSVALRDALAGVGIPFVEVHLSNVHRREPFRHHSYLSDQAEGVICGLGWKGYLYALEFALDQLRADGGASVS from the coding sequence ATGACGCGTTTGCTGGTACTGCACGGACCCAATCTCAATCTTCTCGGCACCCGGGAACCCGAGGTCTATGGTCATGTGACGCTAGCGCAAATCGACCAAGCCCTGTCAGACCGCGCACACGATGCCGGGGCCGATCTCGCCACGTTCCAGAGCAACCATGAAGGCGCGTTAGTCGATCGCATTCAGGCCGCCCGCCACGACACCACCCGTTTCATCCTGATTAACCCCGCCGCTTACACGCACACCAGCGTAGCCCTCCGGGATGCGCTCGCGGGCGTCGGCATTCCATTTGTCGAAGTCCATTTGTCGAACGTTCATCGTCGTGAACCGTTTCGCCATCACTCGTATTTATCCGACCAGGCCGAAGGCGTGATTTGCGGCCTTGGCTGGAAGGGTTATCTGTACGCGCTGGAATTCGCGCTCGACCAGCTCAGGGCCGATGGCGGCGCCTCGGTCAGCTAG
- a CDS encoding UDP-N-acetylmuramate--alanine ligase, producing the protein MVRKSYFDPQRVREEIALAAARMIAEDGLDYATAKRKAARQVTGAARLAGEWLPDNDQIEAEIREYQALFQSDSQPARLRWLRKIALDWMQRLAPFNPYLTGAVLSGTASEHSDIHLQTFCDNSKEVALYLLNAKILYDVTETRHFAGRGYVETLSFLWRPADAARDAEPAGLHLALYATDDLRGAVRASAHGRQARADARVVQALLNEDTPAPARTAPHPLTQ; encoded by the coding sequence ATGGTGCGCAAATCCTATTTCGATCCCCAGCGAGTACGCGAAGAAATCGCGCTCGCCGCCGCCCGGATGATCGCCGAAGACGGTCTCGATTACGCCACAGCCAAACGCAAAGCCGCGCGGCAGGTAACCGGGGCCGCGCGGCTGGCCGGCGAATGGCTTCCCGACAACGACCAGATCGAAGCAGAAATCCGCGAATATCAGGCGCTGTTCCAGAGCGATAGCCAACCTGCGCGGCTACGCTGGCTGCGCAAGATCGCGCTCGACTGGATGCAACGTCTGGCCCCATTCAATCCTTATCTGACAGGCGCGGTGCTAAGCGGCACCGCGAGCGAGCATTCCGACATCCATCTGCAGACGTTTTGCGACAACAGCAAGGAAGTCGCTCTTTATCTGCTTAATGCCAAGATCCTGTACGACGTGACGGAAACCCGTCATTTCGCGGGGCGCGGTTACGTCGAAACCTTGAGTTTTCTCTGGAGGCCAGCCGATGCGGCGCGCGACGCCGAACCGGCCGGCCTCCATCTCGCGCTGTACGCCACCGACGATTTGCGCGGCGCAGTCCGGGCTAGCGCTCATGGCCGCCAGGCGCGGGCCGATGCCCGTGTGGTGCAGGCCCTGCTCAACGAAGACACCCCGGCGCCGGCGCGCACGGCGCCCCACCCGCTCACCCAGTAA
- the prmA gene encoding 50S ribosomal protein L11 methyltransferase, producing MSYRELLVTLAREHAEGLSDALLDLGALSVSVEDADADTPDEQPLFGEPGLVPEHAAWQHSRVIALLAEEHDPAVLLTAAANTLGLDPAPPFTLRDVEEQDWVRLTQSQFEPIPIGQRIWVVPSWHEAPAPDALVLELDPGLAFGTGSHPTTRLCMEWLEQSVKAGQSVLDYGCGSGILAILAKKCGAHPVTGIDIDPQAVASARSNSERNHAEVTYGLPDDCPPGEFDIVVANILSNPLKLMASMLASKVRPGGRIALSGILARQAQDVAQVYNQWLDMAVWREHEGWVCLTGTRRESL from the coding sequence ATGAGTTACCGGGAACTGCTCGTCACGCTGGCGCGCGAACATGCGGAAGGCTTGTCCGACGCGCTACTCGATCTGGGCGCGCTGTCGGTTTCAGTCGAAGATGCCGATGCCGACACGCCCGATGAACAGCCGCTCTTCGGCGAGCCCGGCCTGGTTCCTGAACATGCCGCGTGGCAGCACTCGCGGGTCATCGCGCTGCTAGCCGAGGAACATGATCCGGCCGTGCTGCTCACCGCTGCGGCCAATACGCTGGGGCTCGATCCGGCTCCGCCCTTCACCTTGCGCGACGTGGAAGAACAGGACTGGGTGCGTCTGACGCAATCACAGTTCGAGCCGATTCCGATCGGGCAACGCATCTGGGTAGTACCGTCCTGGCACGAGGCCCCCGCACCTGATGCGCTGGTGCTGGAACTCGATCCAGGCCTTGCCTTTGGCACAGGTAGCCACCCGACCACCCGGCTTTGCATGGAGTGGCTTGAACAGTCGGTCAAAGCGGGGCAATCGGTGCTCGATTACGGTTGTGGCTCGGGCATCCTCGCCATTCTGGCGAAAAAATGCGGCGCCCATCCCGTGACGGGCATTGATATTGATCCGCAAGCGGTTGCCTCGGCACGCAGCAATAGCGAACGCAACCATGCCGAGGTCACTTACGGCTTGCCGGACGACTGCCCCCCGGGCGAATTCGATATCGTCGTGGCGAACATCCTGTCGAACCCGCTTAAGCTCATGGCCTCCATGCTGGCATCGAAAGTCAGGCCCGGCGGGCGGATCGCGCTCTCAGGCATTCTCGCGCGGCAAGCCCAGGACGTCGCGCAGGTCTATAACCAATGGCTCGACATGGCCGTCTGGCGCGAACATGAAGGTTGGGTATGCCTAACCGGAACGCGACGCGAAAGCCTTTAG
- a CDS encoding YqiA/YcfP family alpha/beta fold hydrolase, translating to MILYLHGFRSSPESFKARLLAGRMAERGRSDEWCCPALPVSPLDAIALAEKQVAAARPERVSVIGSSLGGYFATHLAQKHGWPAVLLNPAVLPQRDLSAYLGEQPLWHGGGSIVVLPHHLDELRSLEVAAVTHPERYFLLAAQGDEVLDYREMLARYPGASTRLLEGSDHTISEFEQYVDEVLAFCDAAHPVSGSRLAGLTKPSRHD from the coding sequence ATGATTCTTTACCTGCATGGCTTTCGTTCGTCGCCTGAATCATTCAAGGCGCGACTGCTGGCCGGGCGCATGGCGGAGCGGGGCCGCTCTGATGAATGGTGCTGTCCGGCGCTGCCGGTCTCGCCGTTAGACGCGATCGCGCTGGCCGAAAAACAGGTCGCGGCAGCGCGGCCTGAGCGCGTGAGCGTGATTGGCAGTTCGCTGGGCGGCTACTTTGCCACTCATCTGGCGCAAAAGCATGGCTGGCCAGCGGTGCTGCTCAACCCCGCCGTCTTGCCGCAACGCGATCTCAGCGCTTATCTGGGCGAGCAGCCGTTATGGCATGGTGGCGGCAGCATCGTCGTCCTGCCACATCATCTGGATGAACTGCGCTCGCTTGAGGTCGCTGCCGTGACCCATCCTGAGCGCTACTTTCTTCTTGCCGCCCAAGGCGACGAAGTGCTGGATTACCGCGAGATGCTCGCGCGCTATCCCGGCGCATCGACCCGGTTGCTGGAAGGCAGCGATCACACCATCAGCGAATTCGAACAGTACGTTGATGAGGTGCTCGCTTTTTGTGATGCCGCTCATCCGGTTTCTGGTTCGAGGCTTGCAGGCCTGACGAAGCCCTCACGTCACGACTAA
- the aroE gene encoding shikimate dehydrogenase — MNPTTSAHFARYAVFGNPVEHSQSPRIHTLFAQQTGEPLEYGRLCPSVEAFEQAVQAFFAEDGHGANVTVPFKLRACALADQLSARATAAGAVNTLRRDADGIYGDNTDGVGLVRDIERNHGVSLAGRRILLLGAGGAARGVMLPLLECKPAQLTIANRTAATAQALARQFAAAASAAGCALLGDGPQGVGREVYDVIINATAGSLEGAVPECDDRVFGSGTFAYDMMYGAQPTVFMQHARAFGARAQDGLGMLVEQAAEAFFVWRGKRPDSAPVLQLLRDEMQGAAHPGQGG, encoded by the coding sequence ATGAACCCGACAACATCCGCGCATTTCGCTCGTTACGCGGTGTTCGGTAACCCCGTCGAACACAGCCAATCGCCGCGCATCCATACGCTTTTTGCGCAGCAAACGGGCGAACCGCTTGAGTACGGCCGGCTGTGCCCGTCCGTAGAGGCTTTCGAGCAGGCGGTGCAGGCCTTTTTCGCGGAAGATGGGCATGGGGCAAATGTCACCGTGCCGTTCAAGCTGCGCGCTTGCGCGCTCGCTGACCAGCTCTCGGCGCGGGCCACAGCGGCGGGCGCGGTCAATACGCTGCGCCGCGATGCTGATGGCATTTATGGCGACAACACGGATGGCGTGGGCCTGGTGCGCGATATCGAGCGCAATCACGGCGTGTCGCTGGCTGGGCGGCGGATCTTGCTGCTGGGCGCGGGCGGTGCGGCGCGCGGCGTGATGCTGCCGTTGCTCGAATGCAAGCCCGCGCAACTCACGATTGCGAACCGCACCGCCGCAACGGCGCAAGCGCTGGCGCGCCAGTTTGCCGCAGCAGCGAGCGCCGCCGGATGTGCATTGCTGGGCGATGGTCCGCAAGGCGTGGGGCGCGAGGTCTACGACGTGATCATCAATGCAACGGCAGGCAGCCTCGAAGGTGCCGTGCCTGAATGCGACGACCGTGTGTTCGGCTCAGGTACGTTTGCCTACGACATGATGTATGGCGCCCAGCCGACCGTCTTCATGCAGCACGCGCGGGCGTTTGGCGCGCGTGCACAAGATGGTCTGGGCATGCTGGTCGAACAGGCTGCCGAAGCCTTTTTCGTCTGGCGCGGCAAGCGGCCCGATAGCGCACCCGTGCTGCAACTACTGCGCGATGAAATGCAGGGGGCCGCTCACCCTGGCCAGGGCGGCTAA
- a CDS encoding TlpA family protein disulfide reductase — protein MKTKRILAAIAVAALAMLAGGYASHVLLNNDNPHQASTTAAQQSAAEQLWAATVTSPDGVSQSLSPFKGHPVVVNFWASWCSPCVEEMPELVELHHEYAKKGIQFIGLGVDSAQNVKAFLQKVRVDYPVYVTGFGGAELARAFGNEAGGLPFTVVIDANGTIRSTKLGQIQQKELRQTLDAL, from the coding sequence ATGAAAACCAAACGGATTCTGGCTGCCATAGCCGTCGCCGCTCTCGCCATGCTCGCAGGCGGCTACGCCAGCCACGTCTTGCTCAATAACGACAACCCGCACCAGGCATCAACCACAGCCGCACAGCAAAGCGCCGCCGAGCAGCTCTGGGCCGCCACCGTGACCAGCCCCGACGGCGTCAGCCAGTCGCTCAGCCCGTTCAAAGGACATCCGGTGGTCGTCAATTTCTGGGCGTCGTGGTGCAGCCCCTGCGTCGAGGAAATGCCTGAACTCGTCGAGCTTCACCACGAATACGCGAAAAAAGGCATTCAGTTCATCGGTCTTGGCGTGGATTCCGCGCAAAACGTGAAAGCCTTCCTGCAAAAAGTCCGGGTCGATTACCCGGTATACGTGACCGGCTTTGGCGGCGCTGAACTGGCACGCGCATTTGGCAACGAAGCGGGCGGCCTGCCATTTACGGTGGTAATCGACGCCAACGGAACCATTCGTTCAACAAAACTGGGGCAAATTCAGCAAAAAGAGCTACGTCAGACACTCGATGCGCTATAG